A DNA window from Desulfovibrio intestinalis contains the following coding sequences:
- the mgtA gene encoding magnesium-translocating P-type ATPase — MFFNFCKKIRHVHTSTTPLAINAAEKSLSELMAGLDASSEGLTDFQAQARLEAEGRNDVARERAPHPLVQLARAFNNPFIYVLLIISGVSFYSDYWLPLGAGEKTDCTGAAIILVMVFVSGIMRFWQEYRSNKAAEALQAMVHTTATVTRRNEEDQPETKEIPLAELVRGDIVRLSAGDMIPADIRLIQSRDLFVSQAALTGESLPVEKYDTLGEVAQKSANISGTASSSGRALDSGNMCFMGSNVVSGTATAIVVATGANTYFGSLAKSIVGNRAQTAFDRGVNSVSWLLIRFMLCMVPIVFLINGFSKGDWSDAFMFALAIAVGLTPEMLPMIVSANLAKGAVAMSRRKVVVKRLNSIQNFGAMDILCTDKTGTLTQDKIILERHVDALGNRDDDVLRLAWLNSFHQSGMKNLMDRAIVHFGEQHPENGLPRHLHKVDELPFDFVRRRLSVIVSDDAGEHLLVCKGAVEEMLSIASGVYVQGQTLPMDAQWRQKLTELAETYNRDGFRVLALGTKTINESDAQEQYTAEAEKDLVIRGFLTFLDPPKDSAEAAIAALREHGVGVKVLTGDTPVITAKICRSVGLDPGTVLTGDDVDILNDQEMLVAARRHDVFARLTPMQKSRIIKILQQGGHTVGFLGDGINDAPGLRDADVGISVDTAADIAKESADIILLEKSLMVLEQGVIKGRETFGNIMKYLNMTASSNFGNVFSVLVASAFIPFLPMLPIQLLLQNLMYDFSQLSLPWDTVDKEFLQKPRKWDAKNIGRFMVWIGPTSSIFDITTYALMWFVFGATSIEMQSLFQSGWFVEGLLSQTLVVHMLRTRKIPFVQSTAALPVLLLTATVMALGIYLPFSGLGAIVGLQPLPWSYFPWLVGTLLCYCFVAQGMKVVYIRKFGRWY, encoded by the coding sequence ATGTTTTTCAATTTCTGCAAAAAAATCCGCCATGTGCACACCAGCACGACTCCTTTGGCCATCAATGCCGCTGAAAAAAGCCTCAGCGAACTCATGGCTGGCCTTGACGCAAGCAGCGAAGGCCTGACTGATTTTCAGGCCCAGGCCCGGCTGGAAGCCGAAGGCCGCAATGACGTCGCCCGCGAACGTGCGCCCCACCCTCTGGTTCAACTGGCCAGAGCCTTTAACAATCCCTTTATTTATGTGCTGCTAATCATCAGCGGCGTCAGCTTTTACAGCGACTACTGGCTGCCCCTGGGCGCTGGAGAAAAAACCGATTGCACCGGAGCCGCCATTATACTGGTTATGGTGTTTGTGAGTGGTATCATGCGTTTCTGGCAGGAATACCGCTCCAACAAGGCTGCCGAAGCCCTGCAAGCAATGGTGCACACCACGGCCACAGTCACCCGCCGCAATGAAGAGGACCAGCCCGAAACCAAAGAAATTCCGCTGGCTGAACTGGTGCGGGGGGATATTGTGCGGCTCTCCGCCGGGGACATGATTCCCGCCGACATCCGGCTCATTCAGTCCCGCGATCTTTTTGTCAGCCAGGCGGCCCTTACCGGAGAATCTCTGCCTGTAGAAAAGTACGACACTCTTGGCGAGGTGGCGCAAAAATCCGCCAACATCTCGGGAACCGCCTCTTCTTCCGGGCGCGCGCTTGATTCCGGCAATATGTGCTTTATGGGAAGCAACGTTGTCAGCGGCACGGCCACGGCCATTGTTGTGGCCACGGGAGCCAATACCTACTTCGGCTCACTGGCCAAGAGCATTGTGGGCAACCGCGCCCAGACGGCCTTTGACAGAGGCGTCAACAGCGTGAGCTGGCTGCTGATCCGCTTCATGCTCTGCATGGTGCCCATTGTCTTTCTTATCAACGGCTTTTCCAAGGGCGACTGGAGCGACGCCTTCATGTTTGCCCTGGCCATCGCCGTGGGCCTGACGCCAGAAATGCTGCCAATGATTGTCAGCGCCAATCTGGCCAAGGGCGCTGTGGCCATGTCGCGCCGCAAGGTCGTGGTCAAGCGCCTAAATTCCATACAAAACTTTGGCGCTATGGACATTCTTTGCACCGACAAGACGGGAACCCTGACGCAGGACAAGATTATTCTTGAGCGCCATGTGGACGCATTGGGAAACAGGGACGATGACGTGCTGCGCCTCGCCTGGCTCAACAGTTTTCATCAGAGCGGCATGAAAAACCTCATGGACAGGGCCATTGTTCACTTTGGCGAGCAGCACCCTGAAAACGGCCTGCCACGGCATCTGCACAAGGTGGACGAACTGCCCTTCGACTTTGTGCGCCGCCGCCTTTCGGTCATCGTGTCTGACGACGCCGGGGAACACCTTCTGGTGTGCAAGGGCGCGGTGGAAGAAATGCTGTCCATAGCATCCGGGGTGTATGTGCAGGGGCAAACCCTTCCGATGGACGCGCAGTGGCGGCAAAAGCTTACGGAACTGGCAGAAACCTACAATCGCGACGGCTTCAGGGTGCTGGCTCTGGGCACCAAAACCATCAACGAAAGCGACGCTCAGGAACAGTACACGGCAGAAGCGGAAAAAGATCTGGTCATCAGGGGCTTTCTCACGTTTCTTGATCCGCCCAAGGACAGTGCGGAAGCGGCCATTGCCGCCCTGCGCGAACACGGCGTGGGCGTCAAGGTGCTTACGGGGGATACCCCGGTTATTACGGCCAAAATCTGCCGTTCGGTGGGGCTTGATCCGGGCACGGTGCTCACCGGGGATGATGTGGACATCCTGAACGATCAGGAGATGCTTGTGGCGGCACGGCGGCACGACGTCTTCGCGCGTCTGACCCCCATGCAGAAGTCGCGGATTATCAAAATCCTGCAGCAGGGCGGACACACGGTTGGCTTTCTTGGCGACGGCATAAACGACGCACCCGGCCTGCGCGATGCGGATGTGGGCATTTCAGTGGATACCGCAGCAGATATCGCCAAGGAATCGGCAGACATCATTTTGCTTGAAAAAAGCCTGATGGTTCTGGAACAGGGGGTTATCAAGGGCAGAGAAACATTTGGCAATATCATGAAGTACCTTAACATGACTGCCAGTTCCAACTTCGGCAACGTGTTTTCGGTACTGGTAGCCAGCGCCTTCATTCCCTTTCTGCCCATGCTGCCCATCCAGTTGCTGCTCCAGAATCTTATGTATGATTTCTCGCAGCTTTCCCTGCCCTGGGACACTGTGGACAAGGAGTTTTTGCAAAAGCCCCGCAAATGGGACGCTAAAAACATCGGACGCTTCATGGTCTGGATAGGCCCCACTTCATCCATCTTTGACATCACCACTTACGCCCTCATGTGGTTTGTCTTTGGCGCCACCAGCATTGAGATGCAGTCACTTTTCCAGTCCGGCTGGTTTGTGGAGGGGCTTCTTTCTCAAACGCTGGTCGTACACATGCTGCGCACGCGTAAAATACCCTTTGTGCAGAGCACGGCGGCGCTTCCGGTTTTACTTTTGACCGCAACGGTTATGGCCCTGGGCATTTACCTGCCCTTCTCAGGACTTGGCGCAATTGTAGGCCTTCAGCCTCTGCCCTGGAGCTACTTTCCCTGGCTGGTGGGCACCCTGCTCTGCTACTGCTTTGTGGCGCAAGGAATGAAGGTCGTCTACATCCGCAAGTTCGGCCGGTGGTATTAG
- a CDS encoding OsmC family protein — MATVSAKYLGDLRMECVHNQSGTKIITDAPSDNQGKGESFSPTDLCATAVGACAMTIIGIYGKNHGVDVTGTEVEITKTMSASPRRIGKIEVVFKMPARSYSEKEKASIERSAYSCPVHLSLHPDVEQVFTFIWQD, encoded by the coding sequence ATGGCTACTGTGAGCGCCAAATACCTTGGTGATCTGCGTATGGAATGCGTGCATAACCAGAGCGGCACCAAGATTATTACCGATGCCCCCAGCGATAACCAGGGCAAAGGCGAATCTTTTTCGCCTACTGATCTGTGTGCCACTGCCGTTGGTGCCTGCGCCATGACCATTATTGGCATTTATGGCAAAAACCACGGTGTGGACGTGACAGGCACTGAAGTGGAAATTACCAAGACTATGAGCGCCAGTCCCCGCCGTATCGGCAAGATTGAGGTTGTTTTTAAAATGCCTGCGCGGTCTTATTCCGAAAAGGAAAAGGCCAGCATAGAGCGGAGCGCCTATTCCTGCCCCGTGCACCTGTCCCTGCATCCTGACGTCGAGCAGGTCTTTACCTTTATCTGGCAAGATTAG
- a CDS encoding spidroin-2, which yields MQNIPLGLFYWQWASNILSIGMSAAAALPVIMALTLLAGRRGNARMCIMGTQRLTRLALGLGLLGPLLTAADLAGTLISLGGSLNGMTLWDDAVLPYTTTVLAWVGGLCCLWVVAYMDKSSPLTAGLPDEDAAASKSGKGHSLRKGRRNPAPIEGSGTYDQLDGEAMRSRMFLYLLAGVCFFAAHALPNWSFSGPPQGMEWGRMVSAVLGTATHNYFTSFAPAGALALLSISVFYSGRARSSAATPDSFPAAVDLEKAVRWCALWALIGYIPRCIDRWGLFIGFSFSGQGLPDWLMPQITGLVPLTLAVACWAILFTLRSRLQVLWLNWLALALLAIRQSLPFITYLLKSTA from the coding sequence ATGCAAAACATACCTCTGGGACTTTTTTACTGGCAATGGGCCTCCAATATTCTGAGTATCGGCATGAGCGCAGCTGCGGCCCTGCCTGTCATCATGGCCCTGACCCTGCTGGCCGGAAGACGCGGCAACGCCCGCATGTGCATTATGGGTACACAGCGCCTTACGCGCCTTGCCCTGGGGCTCGGCCTGCTCGGCCCCCTGCTGACAGCCGCCGACCTTGCGGGTACGCTTATCAGCCTTGGCGGTTCCCTCAACGGCATGACCCTGTGGGACGATGCGGTGCTGCCCTACACAACCACCGTTCTCGCCTGGGTTGGCGGCCTGTGCTGCCTGTGGGTTGTGGCATATATGGATAAAAGCTCTCCCCTGACCGCCGGGCTGCCCGATGAAGACGCCGCAGCCAGCAAAAGCGGCAAAGGACATTCCTTGCGCAAGGGACGCCGCAATCCGGCCCCCATTGAAGGATCCGGCACATATGACCAGCTGGACGGCGAGGCCATGCGCAGCAGGATGTTCCTGTACCTGCTGGCCGGGGTCTGCTTTTTCGCGGCGCACGCCCTGCCCAACTGGTCCTTTTCCGGCCCGCCACAGGGTATGGAGTGGGGACGCATGGTTTCGGCCGTGCTGGGCACAGCCACCCACAACTACTTTACCAGCTTTGCCCCGGCGGGCGCGTTGGCGCTGCTGTCCATAAGCGTCTTTTACTCGGGGCGCGCACGCTCTTCCGCCGCTACCCCGGACAGCTTTCCCGCTGCCGTGGACCTTGAAAAAGCCGTTCGCTGGTGCGCGCTGTGGGCGTTGATAGGCTACATCCCCCGCTGCATCGACCGATGGGGGCTCTTCATTGGATTCTCGTTCAGCGGTCAGGGACTGCCCGACTGGCTCATGCCGCAGATCACAGGGCTGGTACCGCTGACCCTGGCCGTTGCCTGCTGGGCCATACTGTTTACCTTGCGCTCCCGTCTGCAGGTGCTGTGGCTCAACTGGCTGGCCCTGGCTTTGCTGGCTATTCGCCAAAGCCTTCCCTTCATTACATATTTGCTGAAGAGCACGGCCTGA
- a CDS encoding manganese efflux pump MntP family protein, with the protein MTFFAVFLLAVALSMDAFAVAVASGCALQRPKPRHYVRLSAAFGFFQFAMPVIGWYLGLSVREYMESWDHWIAFVLLGWIGGKMALSGLRALRHRESCACPTVDPTAGSNLLVLSVATSIDALAVGLSLAILGTPIWGEAALIGIICAGITAGGVFLGKTLANLCALNGWAELVGGLTLLVIACNILREHQVF; encoded by the coding sequence ATGACGTTTTTCGCCGTATTTCTGCTGGCCGTGGCCCTGTCTATGGACGCTTTTGCCGTTGCTGTGGCTTCGGGGTGTGCTCTGCAAAGGCCCAAACCCCGCCATTATGTGCGTCTTTCAGCCGCTTTTGGCTTCTTTCAGTTCGCCATGCCTGTTATCGGCTGGTACCTGGGCTTGTCTGTGCGTGAGTATATGGAATCCTGGGACCACTGGATCGCCTTTGTTCTGCTGGGCTGGATAGGCGGCAAAATGGCTCTGTCAGGACTGCGCGCCCTCAGGCATCGTGAATCCTGCGCTTGCCCCACTGTAGACCCCACTGCCGGAAGCAATCTTTTGGTGTTGAGCGTCGCCACCAGTATTGACGCCCTGGCTGTGGGACTTTCCCTCGCCATTTTGGGCACTCCCATTTGGGGCGAGGCGGCCCTGATAGGCATTATTTGCGCGGGAATTACGGCTGGCGGCGTGTTTCTGGGCAAGACGCTGGCCAATCTTTGCGCGCTCAACGGCTGGGCAGAGCTGGTGGGAGGCTTGACGCTACTGGTTATTGCCTGCAACATTCTGCGTGAGCATCAGGTGTTTTAA
- a CDS encoding protoporphyrinogen oxidase encodes MRFSLFLPLLFVCALSIGAGDLTAQAASETPAATSRDFTRFSAKLPAGWDGEERTGFRSGNDEECMLILGLKDEAEDNYRALVSIFVLPNEKGATSENLAQDLTQFQADATEPQQDGHFWSFSGEPRTQGFKASALTRVNATKDMVLIAIIQDPENLGALEVFDSLKGLTPQTRELLGK; translated from the coding sequence ATGCGCTTTTCCCTCTTTCTTCCGCTTCTTTTTGTCTGCGCCCTGAGCATCGGCGCTGGCGATCTGACCGCGCAGGCGGCCTCAGAAACGCCAGCGGCCACATCCAGAGATTTTACCCGCTTTAGCGCCAAGCTGCCCGCAGGTTGGGACGGCGAGGAGCGCACGGGCTTCCGTTCCGGCAATGATGAAGAATGCATGCTGATTCTGGGCCTCAAAGACGAGGCCGAAGACAACTACAGGGCTCTTGTAAGCATCTTTGTTCTGCCCAATGAAAAAGGGGCTACAAGCGAAAACCTTGCTCAAGACCTGACCCAGTTCCAGGCTGACGCCACAGAGCCGCAGCAGGATGGCCATTTCTGGTCTTTCAGCGGCGAGCCGCGCACCCAGGGCTTCAAAGCCTCTGCCCTTACCAGGGTTAACGCCACGAAGGACATGGTGCTTATAGCCATTATTCAAGACCCGGAAAATCTCGGCGCTCTGGAAGTTTTCGACAGTCTGAAGGGTCTCACCCCGCAAACCCGCGAACTTCTTGGCAAGTAA